From the Anguilla anguilla isolate fAngAng1 chromosome 8, fAngAng1.pri, whole genome shotgun sequence genome, one window contains:
- the LOC118232898 gene encoding voltage-dependent calcium channel gamma-4 subunit-like, producing MVWCEKGIQVLLTTVGAFAAFGLMTVAIGTDYWLYARAFICNSTANSSQDDPHNKDRKDPGALTHSGLWRICCLEGLKRGVCSQINHFPEDADYDHDGAEYLLRVVRASSIFPILSAILLLLGGVCVAASRFYKSKRNIILGAGILFVAAGLSNIIGVIVYISAALSDISPKKDEDKKWHYSYGWSFYFGGLSFILAEMVGVLAVNIYIEKNKELRCRSRTDLFKSTTNAVLRLPSYRFRQRSRSSSRSTDPSRSRDASPVGGGKAFGLTPSALLSQGTVGQISVSTLPNPHAHSHSALGGDISMYTLSRDPKLAGLGTLGGPPMYGTVDRATLYQLHNCFPKEGGGGGGMILSGTLPSLSKSNNPSSAQNSSNSNAPLNTSSSAPSSQPPPLSSSTMERDRGMGTLDRLGKGDRESSNSNTLNRKTTPV from the exons ATGGTGTGGTGTGAGAAGGGGATCCAGGTCCTCCTCACCACCGTGGGGGCGTTCGCTGCGTTCGGGCTGATGACGGTGGCCATCGGCACGGACTACTGGCTGTACGCCCGAGCCTTCATCTGCAACAGCACTGCCAACTCCTCCCAGGACGACCCGCACAACAAAGACCGCAAGGACCCCGGCGCCCTCACCCACTCCGGCCTCTGGAGGATCTGCTGCCTGGAAG GGCTGAAAAGAGGAGTGTGCTCACAGATCAATCATTTCCCTGAAGATGCTGACTACGACCACGATGGAGCGGAGTACCTTTTAc GCGTGGTGAGGGCTTCCAGCATATTCCCCATCCTCAGCGCcatcctcctcctgctgggcgGGGTCTGCGTTGCGGCCAGCCGCTTCTACAAGAGCAAGAGGAACATCATCCTGGGAGCGGGCATTCTTTTCGTGGCTGCGG GCCTCAGCAACATCATCGGGGTGATCGTGTACATCTCCGCGGCGCTGAGCGACATCTCCCCGAAGAAGGACGAGGACAAGAAGTGGCACTACTCCTACGGCTGGTCCTTCTACTTCGGCGGGCTGTCCTTCATCCTGGCGGAGATGGTGGGCGTGCTGGCCGTCAACATCTACATCGAGAAGAACAAGGAGCTGCGCTGCCGCTCGCGCACCGACCTCTTCAAGAGCACCACCAACGCCGTGCTGCGGCTGCCCAGCTACCGCTTCCGCCAGCGCTCGCGCTCCAGCTCCCGCTCCACCGACCCCTCCCGCTCCCGGGACGCCTCCCCCGTGGGCGGCGGCAAGGCCTTCGGCCTCACCCCCTCCGCCCTCCTCTCCCAGGGCACCGTCGGACAAATCTCCGTCTCCACCCTGCCCAACCCCCACGCCCACTCCCACTCCGCCCTGGGGGGCGACATCTCCATGTACACCCTCTCGCGGGATCCCAAACTGGCGGGGCTGGGGACCCTCGGGGGCCCGCCCATGTACGGGACAGTGGACAGAGCCACCTTGTACCAGCTGCATAATTGTTTCCCCAAGGAgggcggcggcggtgggggcATGATCCTCAGCGGCACCCTCCCCTCTCTATCCAAGTCCAACAACCCCTCGTCCGCCCAGAATTCCTCCAACAGCAACGCCCCCCTGAATACCTCATCCTCCGCCCCGTCctcccagcccccgcccctctcctcgTCCAcaatggagagagacaggggcaTGGGCACCCTGGATAGGCTAGGGAAGGGGGATAGGGAGAGCTCCAATTCCAATACCCTCAATAGGAAGACGACGCCCGTGTAG
- the LOC118232991 gene encoding voltage-dependent calcium channel gamma-7 subunit-like: MSSCSSRALTLLSSVFGACGLLLVGVAVSTDYWLLMEEGIVLQQNQTTEVKMALHSGLWRVCFVAGAEKGRCVASEYFTEPEIEITTENTANILKMVRTATPFPMVSLLFVFTAFVISNIGHIRPQRTILAFVSGIFFILSGLSLVVGLVLYISSINDEVMNRPREPELFFHYHYGWSFAFAASSFLLKEGAGVMSVYLFMKRYAEEEMYRPHPALYRPRLSECSDYSGQFLHPESWPPPQRGRSASEVSSDISIQLNQTPPQPPKNNPQQNPPAGVMAASSGSSSGASYKLPPPSSYPHSHTLHSTHTLSHIPPSHSGNPPQSLPLAMPPSAVPPPHYHTHLRMSASPC, encoded by the exons ATGAGCTCGTGCAGCAGCCGGGCCCTCACACTCCTGTCCTCGGTGTTTGGGGCCTGCGGCCTGCTGCTGGTGGGGGTGGCCGTCTCCACCGACTACTGGCTGCTGATGGAGGAGGGCATCGTGCTGCAGCAGAACCAGACCACCGAGGTGAAGATGGCCCTCCACTCCGGCCTCTGGAGGGTCTGCTTCGTGGCCG GGGCGGAGAAAGGGAGGTGCGTGGCCTCGGAATATTTCACCGAGCCAGAAATAGAGATCACGACTGAGAACACCGCAAACATACTGA AAATGGTTCGGACGGCCACGCCCTTCCCCATGGTGTCCCTGCTCTTCGTCTTCACTGCCTTCGTCATCAGCAACATCGGACACATCCGCCCGCAGCGCACCATCCTGGCCTTCGTCTCCGGAATCTTCTTCATCCTGTCAG gCCTGAGCTTGGTGGTGGGGCTGGTGCTCTACATCTCCAGCATCAATGACGAGGTGATGAACAGGCCGCGTGAGCCCGAGCTCTTCTTCCACTACCACTACGGCTGGTCCTTCGCCTTCGCCGCCAGCTCCTTCCTGCTCAAAGAG gGGGCAGGGGTTATGTCAGTGTACCTTTTCATGAAACGCTACGCTGAGGAGGAGATGTACCGGCCCCACCCGGCCCTCTACCGCCCCCGCCTGTCCGAGTGCAGCGACTACAGCGGGCAGTTCCTGCACCCCGAGTCCTGGCCCCCACCGCAGAGGGGCCGCAGCGCCTCGGAGGTCTCCAGCGACATCTCCATCCAGCTGAACCAGACACCCCCGCAGCCGCCCAAAAACAACCCCCAACAGAACCCTCCCGCCGGGGTGATGGCGGCCTCCTCGGGCTCCTCGTCCGGGGCCAGCTACaaactgccccctccctcctcctacccccactcccacacccTCCACTCCACCCACACCCTGTCCCACATCCCGCCCTCCCACTCGGGCAACCCGCCCCAGTCCCTGCCCTTGGCCATGCCCCCCTCGGCCGTGCCCCCGCCCCACTACCACACGCACCTCCGCATGAGTGCCTCCCCCTGTTAG